The following are from one region of the Malassezia vespertilionis chromosome 4, complete sequence genome:
- a CDS encoding D-amino-acid oxidase (EggNog:ENOG503NXYK; COG:E), translating into MAETKDVLVVGAGVLGLTCALELRKQGYRVTIVARDLPVDLSSQSFASPWAGANWLSFANTNEVERRRDAHSYKIFQQLTEVLPPHVLAFMPFAIYHSKKDDFDTYWFGQLCGGVRTMAGCLPLQINTHDATPTALPSAPYLYEFRSLCLNVPLYLQWLVSKLEEDCSDFTAPPVRFVRAYLPSLASAASYFSDAKLIVNATGLGSQSLDDVRDPAVYPIRGQTVLVWIPQFRDSKYTKCYSSIGKHGAIYIIPRARSGEVVLGGTFDVRNTNSLLPNAAVTERILKDAVKVAPELLAQGVDPNSPDAWKSIKVLRENVGVRPAREGGARVELDQHSIQADGRTVSVIHAYGIGPAGYQASHGIASEVGQLANEWQRRSNAHL; encoded by the exons ATGGCGGAAACAAAAGACGTGCTTGTTGTAGGCGCGGGCG TCCTGGGCCTCACTTGTGCTCTTGAGCTACGAAAGCAGGGGTATCGTGTTACGatcgttgcgcgcgacttgccCGTGGACCTGTCCTCGCAATCGTTCGCTTCGCCGTGGGCAGGCGCGAACTGGCTTTCGTTTGCAAACACCAATGAGGTTGAGCGCCGTCGTGATGCACACAGCTACAAAATCTTTCAACAACTGACTGAGGTACTGCCTCCTCATGTACTCGCGTTTATGCCATTCGCCATTTATCACTCCAAAAAAGACGATTTTGATACCTACTGGTTTGGCCAACTTTGTGGTGGTGTGCGTACCATGGCCGGATGCTTACCCCTACAGATAAACACACACGATGCCACACCCACTGCATTGCCATCTGCACCGTACCTGTACGAGTTCCGCTCTTTATGTCTTAACGTCCCTCTCTACCTGCAGTGGCTCGTCAGCAAGCTCGAAGAGGATTGCAGCGACTTTACAGCACCGCCTGTACGCTTCGTCCGCGCATACCTGCCTTCGCTGGCATCGGCAGCGTCGTACTTTTCTGATGCGAAGCTGATTGTGAATGCCACGGGATTGGGAAGCCAAAGCCTGGACGACGTGCGCGATCCTGCTGTATATCCCATTCGCGGTCAAACCGTCCTTGTGTGGATCCCACAGTTCCGGGACTCGAAATACACAAAATGCTACAGTTCTATTGgcaagcatggcgcgaTATATATTATCCcgcgtgcacgcagcggcgaagTCGTGCTGGGCGGCACATTTGACGTGCGCAACACCAACTCACTCCTGCCAAATGCCGCCGTCACGGAGCGGATTTTGAAAGACGCCGTGAAAGTTGCGCCGGAGCTGCTTGCACAAGGAGTCGATCCAAATAGCCCAGATGCATGGAAATCGATCAAGGTACTCCGCGAGAATGTGGGCGTGCGCCCTGCCAGGgaaggcggcgcgcgtgtggAATTGGACCAGCACTCCATCCAGGCCGATGGACGCACCGTCAGTGTGATTCACGCGTACGGAATTG GACCTGCCGGGTACCAAGCGAGTCATGGCATCGCATCCGAGGTCGGCCAGCTTGCCAACGAatg
- a CDS encoding uncharacterized protein (COG:A; EggNog:ENOG503P6P3), translating into MGRIQRKKRNHHGRRDISRSTRTRARTLDYDQRHDNAINPAKRQTLEQPTELDPDKAGLGMFYCIECDRHFPNNNDRVAHVASKLHKRTAKRILTEKPYTHEEAMLGAGIGLDNDRRDIQRVELDI; encoded by the exons ATGGGCCGTatccagcgcaagaagcggaATCATCACGGGCGTCGCG ATATTTCTCGCTCTACACGGACGCGTGCTCGCACGCTTGATTACGACCAACGCCACGACAATGCCATCAATCCCGCGAAGCGACAGACGCTCGAGCAACCCACAGAGCTCGATCCAGACAAGGCAGGCCTCGGCATGTTTTACTGTATAGAATGTGACCGGCATTTTCCCAACAACAACGACCGTGTCGCGCATGTGGCGAGTAAGCTGCATAAACGCACTGCCAAGCGTATCCTCACGGAGAAGCCGTACACACATGAGGAAGCTATGCTTGGTGCTGGCATTGGTCTGGATAACGATCGGCGTGACATTCAGCGCGTCGAATTGGATATCTAA